Part of the Terrisporobacter glycolicus ATCC 14880 = DSM 1288 genome is shown below.
AATCATGAATATAAATTCCATTTCCACAAGCGTACACTTTTCTCTTTGAAGTCATATATTCATCATTTACTTCTGGTCCGGTGGTATCTGGATTTAATTTAATTCCACTTCTCATTGCAACTAATCCATCAGATAGTTGTTGTTTAGCAAATAGTATTGAATCACATTCTATTTCAACTTCTTCTTCACCATTACTTATGATTACTTTTTCTACACGACCTTTTCCTTCTATGTTTGATATTTCATAGTTATAGTATATATTTTCTGTTAATCCATAAGTATTTATTTCTTCTTTATCAGAAATGATTCCAACTACCTCAACATTACTTCTTTTTAGTTCTTTTTCAATCATATATAATGTATTCCAACCATCTATAAGAATTTTTCTACCTGGTATTATATTATCCATAGCAAAAATTTTCTTTGCCATTCCTACAGTATATATTCCTGCGCATCTGCTGCCTACCATGGCTATAGCTTTTCTAGATCCTTCTTTTGCTCCATTAGCTAATATAATTTTTTCGCCTTTTATTTTCTCAATGCCATTAGCTGGACTTGTACATAATACTTCATTATTTTCTTCAATTTTTAATACCATTGTATTTAATTTTGTCTCAATGTTATATCTTTCATATTCTTCTATTAAATAAGTTCTATAAAATTTACCTGTTATCTTTAATTCATTACTTATATTATAATTTCCTAAGCACAAAGCACCTCCAAGGATATTGTCTTTTTCAATTACTAATATATTTTTTATGCCTGATTTTTTTGCTTCAATGGCACAAAGCATACCTGCTGCACCACCGCCTACAATTATTAACTCATATGCTTCCATGGATTAATCCTCCTTAAATCCTACTACTGAAGAACTTTCAATATCTTTATTAACTTCACTTATGTCTATATCTAACTCCCTACTTAAGATGTCGCTTATCGGTATCATACAACCAATTCCTTGACATCCTCCCATCATAGCTCTTGTTCTTCTTTTTACTCCATCTAAAGTTCTTGCTCCTAAAGGTCTTTTTATAGAATCTATTATTTCACCTTCTGTAACAAATTCACATTTACATATCATTTTACCATAAGCAGGATTTTCAGCTATTAATTTATTTTTTTCTTCTATACTAAGTTCACTCATTCTTATCATTTTTGTTCTATGTGGTTTAAAGTTTGTTTTTTCTTCTAATTTGATACCATCTTTTATTAAATCTATTACATAATTTGCTATGGCTGGAGCACAAGTTAGGCCAGGGGAATCTATACCTATTACATTGATAAAGTTTTTAACATCTCTTGCTTCTTCAATAATGAAATCTTTAGTTTTAACTTTGGGTCTTATTCCACTAAAAGTATTTAAAACTTTAGCAAAAGGTATTTTTTTCATGGTTTTTTTGCTTTTTTCTATTATTTCATCTATTCCCTCTCTTGTAGTTTTGACATCCTCATCTTCGCTAGGAATAGCATTTGGTCCAATTAATAAATTTCCGTCCACTGTTGGAGTAACTAAAATTCCTTTACTTAAGTCACTTGGTACTTGAAATAAAGTTTTTTTACAAAGCTCACCTGCTGTTTTATCAAGTAAACAATACTCTCCCTTTACCCCTTCTATCTCATATTTAGTTTCACTTACTAGATTATTTAAAAATGCACCAACTAAACCAGCTGCATTTATAATTATTTTCGCTTCTATAGATTCTTTATCATTTATAATAAGTGTATAAGAATCTTCACATTTTTTTATATCAGTTACTTCATATCCTAGTAAAAAATCTACACCATTTTCACAAGCATTTTCAGCAAATGCTAATGTCATTTCATAAGGACTTACTATACCAGAATTTTTCACATGTAAAGCTCCTACTACATCATCATTTATATTTTCTTCTAAATCTAAAACCTCACTTTTACCTAAGATTTCTAATTCATTTATTCCTAATTCTTCTCCATTGGATTTTAGTTTTTTTAATTTTTTAAATTCATCTTCGTTGAAAGCTAATACTAAGGATCCGTTTCTTTTGAAAGAAAAATCTAACTCTTCAGATAAAAATTCTATTATTTTATTTGCCTCTAAATTTAATTTCGCTTTTAATGTTCCTTTTTTTTCATTATATCCACCATGAATAATCCCGCTATTAGCCTTAGATATTCCTTCTGATATATCTTGATTTTTATCTATTACTGCCACATCTAAATTATATTTAGATAATTCTCTGGCAATAGAACAACCTATTACGCCAGCACCTATTATTACAATATCTTTCAAAACTACTCCTCCTTAAATTATTGTCAAATTTAATATTTACTAAATACTTCAAATTTATCAACATTTCATCAATATTATAATCCTCTTAAGATTTATTTTCCATATGTTTTATCATGAAAAATATTTATTATAATCATAAAAAAAACGTATCAATATAATTGATACGTTTTTTTTATTAGGCAGCTAAGCTTTCTTCTTTTAATTTTAAATTATATTTTTGTTTCTTCTCTATGATTATAATTACTCTATCAACTACTAATCCATTCATTATTACAGCTAATAAAGAATAAAATCCCTTATCTAGTCCAAACGTTAATGCTCCACATACAACAACGGCTAAATCTACTATTAATAAAGATATACCTAAGTTTATTGCGGAATACTTGTTAAGTATTTTTGCTAATATATCAGTACCTCCTGTAGAAGCATTTATAGCAAATGTTATACCTATTCCTGCTGCTATTATTAAAGTACCTAATATAACTGCAAATAGTAAATTATTTGTTAACGCATAAGAGTTTATTACTTTTTCCATAAAATCCATTACAAAAGATAGTGCAAAACTCGCATAAATGGTTTTCATTCCAAAATCTCCACCGACTAATATAAAAGCTATTACAAATAGTATCAAATTCCCAAAAAATATAATTGTACCTACAGACAATACAGGAACGTAGTTACTAATAACCAGTGCTAATCCACTTAGTCCACCACCTGCTATTTGGTTTGGTGCATAAAAATATTGTATTCCAAATGCAACTAATATTACCCCTATTGTTACAATAATGTAGTCTCTTATAATTGATATAAAATTATTAGTTTTTTTCATACTTAATTTCCCTTCTCATATTAAAAAAATTATATATTTTGTAACTTAAGTATATATTATACTATATATTTTCAAAAAACATATTAGTTTTTAGTGGCAATAAACTGTTTTCTTAATCATTTTCATGGTTAATTAATTTTTTTATCATGTGATATAATTAATATAGGAGTTGATATTATGTTTTTTATTTGTGGTATTTCCAATGGAGAGAAGAAACTAGATTATGTTCAAACCATGGTTTGTCCTATGTGTGCAGCATTTGGAAGAATAGAAGTTTATATGACTTATATGTGCTTCAGTATTTTCTTTATTCCACTTTTTAAATGGAATAAAAAATACTATATAAAAAGTACTTGTTGTAATAGTATTTATATTTTAAATGATGATTTAGGAGTAAAAATAAGTAGGGGAGAAAATATTGTAATTTCAGAAAATGACTTACAATTAGCAAACTATAATCAGACTACTATAAATAGATGCTCCTACTGCGGGTACATAGGTGATGAAGATTTTCAATATTGCCCTAAATGTGGAGAAAAACTATAATATTATAATAAATAAAAAGAACTAGGTTTAAATCTAGTTCTTTTTTATTCTATGCTTTTTTCACAACGCTTGATTTTAGTTTCATCGCTCCGAAACCATCTATTTTACATTCTATATCATGTCCATCAGCCGCATCAGGAACTAAACGTATGCTTTTAACTTTTGTTCCTATTTTTATAGAAGATGAAGATCCTTTTACTTTAAGGTCTTTTATTACTGTTACAGCATCTCCATCATTTAATATATTTCCGTTTGCATCTTTTATTACATTTTCTTCTGTTGCTTCTTCTGTTTGTGACCATTCATGAGCACATTCTGGGCAAACATATAAAGTTCCATCTTCATAAGTATATTCTGAATTACATTTAGGGCAATTTGGATAATTTTCCATAATATTATTTCCTCTCTTTCTTATGTCCAATTCTTAAAATAGAATTCTTCATTATATAACAGCTTTATAGCCTTTCATATTGTATCATATTTTTATGACTTAGCAATATACCTATATACAATTAGTTTATCTATTTAATAGTTTTTATATGATATTCTACATTAAATAAAAAAGAGAGGAATTATTTCGCTCTCTTTTTATCTTAACTTTATCTTCCAAATGCTTCTTCATAGTCTTTAACAAATTTTTCGATTCCGCTTGTAGTTAATGGATGATTAAACATTTGATTATATAATTTATATGGTATTGTTGCTATATGAGCACCAGCTAAAGCACTTTCATGTACATGCATTGGATGTCTTATACTTGCTGATATTATTTCTGTTTGTATATTGTGTATTTGGAACATTTCACTTATTTGCGAGATTAAATCTATACCTACTGTTCCTATGTCATCTAATCTGCCTACAAATGGGCTTACATAAGTTGCACCAGCTCTTGCAGCCATTAAAGCTTGAACTGCTGAGAATATTAATGTTACGTTAGTTTTTATTCCCTTTTGAGATAATATTTTTACTGCTTTTAGTCCTTCTTTACACATTGGTAATTTTATTACTATATTTTTATGTATTTTAACCAATTCTTTAGCTTCTGTAACCATCTCATCACATTCTAGAGCAATTACTTCTGCACTTATTGGTCCATTAACTATTTCTGTTATTTCTTTCATTGCAGAAACTATATCTCTACCTTCTTTTGCAATTAATGAAGGATTTGTTGTAACTCCACATATAACACCTAATTCTGCAATTTCTCTTATTTCTTCTATATTTGCTGTATCTATGAATAATTTCATTTGCTGTATCTCCTTAAATTATCTAACTATATTTTTTACTGTTTCTTTTATATTTTCAACTGTTAATCCGTGTTTTTCTAATAAAGCATCAGGACTTCCTGATTCTCCAAATACATCTTGTACACCGATTTTTTTAACTACTGTTGGTGCATTTTCACAAACTACAGCAGATACTCTATCTCCTAAACCACCTATAATTGAGTGTTCTTCAACTGTGACTATTCCTTTTGTTTCTTTTGCTGCCTTTATTATTATTTCTTCATCTATAGGTTTTATTGTAGCCATATTAATAACTCTTACATTTATACCTTCTTCTTTAAGTTCTTTAGCCGCTTTTAATGATTTGTGAACCATTATTCCAGTGGAAATTATGGCAACATCATCACCAGACATAAGTTCATTCCCTTTGCCTATTTTGAAATCATATTCATCCGTATATATATCATCTAAAGCTATTCTTCCAAATCTTAAATAAACTGGTGCATCTATTTCAGCTGCTGCTTTTACACATTTACAAGCTTCTATATCATCTGCTGGAGATAATACAACCATATTAGGAAGTGAACACATTAGTGCTATATCTTCTATTGCTTGATGAGACCCTCCATCAGGTCCTACAGTTATTCCTGCATGAGTTGCTGCTATTTTTACATTAGCTTTTGGATAGCATACTGAATTTCTTATTACTTCAAAAGCTCTACCTGCTGCAAATATTGCAAATGTTGTAGCAAAGGGAACTTTTCCTGTGCTCGCAAGTCCTGCTGCCATACCAACCATATTTTGTTCTGCTATTCCCACATTAACAAATCTTTCTGGAAATTCCTTAGCAAACATTTCAGATTTAGTAGCTTTTGATAAATCAGCTTCTAAAACTACTATATCTTTTCTCTCTTTTCCTAATTCTACTAATGTAACTCCATATGATTCTCTAGTTGCTCTTTTCATATAAACCCCTCCCTATCCTATAATTTCTTCTATAGCTTGTTTAGTTTGTTCTGCATTTGGTGCTGCACCATGCCAAGCTGCATTGTCTTCCATGAAAGAAACGCCTTTACCTTTTACAGTATTAGCTATTATACAAGTAGGTTTATTTTTCGTAGATTCTGCATTATTAAATGCTTTTTCTAACTCTTCAAAATCATGACCATTACATTCAACCACATTCCATCCAAAATTAACTATTCTTTCTTTTAAGTTATCATTTGGCATTATTTCACTTGTTCTACCATCTAATTGAATTTTATTATTATCTATAATAGCTACTAAATTATCTAATTTGTATTTGTTAGCTGCCATTATAGCTTCCCAGATTATTCCCTCTTGAATCTCACCATCTCCAAGGGCAACATATACTCTTCCAGTTGATTTATTAATTTTGTATCCTAAAGCTATTCCACATGCATTTGACATACCTTGTCCTAAAGATCCTGTTGATATGTCTACACCTGGGCATTTTTTTGCATCTGGATGACCTTGAAGTATTGAGCCTAATTCTCTTAAATTATTTAACTCTTCTTTATCAAAAAATCCTTTTTTTGCAAGTGTTGCATAAAGTGCTGGCGCTGCATGACCTTTACTTAACACAAATCTATCCCTGTCATCTGCTTTTGGATTTTTTACATCCACATTCATTTTTTCAAAATAAAGATAAGTTAATATATCTATAACAGAAAGAGATCCTCCTGGATGTCCTGAACCTGCTTTATTTATCATTTGAATAATATCTTGTCTCAATTCTTTTGATATTTCTACTAAATTTTCCTTGTTCATTTAATCTTTCCTCCTCAATTATTATGATTTTGGGTATAAAAATTGAGGAATAAACAATTCCTCAATTTTTATATATATTAAGCTGCTTCCTCAGTATTTTTTTCTTCTTTATTTTTAGAAAATACACTTATAGCAACTAGTAATACAAATATTCCTACTAGAACTGCTGTTAAGCCATTTCCACCTATAAATTCTTGAATTTTTCCTAAGAATATACCTGCAACTCCAAAGTCTGCATCTGAGAATGTAGAGTTTGCAAATCCTAAGTTCCCAAGTACAGGTAATAATGCTATTGGTAAGAATGATATTAGTACACCATTTGCAAATGACCCTACTATAGCTCCTCTTCTACCACCAGTTGAGTTCCCAAACACTGCTGCAGTTGCTCCACAGAAGAAATGAGGTACAACACCTGGTATTATCATTACTAATCCTAAAGCTCCCATGATTCCCATAGAAACTACTCCTCCTAAGAATGAACATATAAACCCTATTAAAACTGCATTTTGTGCATATGGGAATACTATCGGGCAATCTAGAGCTGGTTTTGAGTTTGGAACTAACTTACTTGATATACCTTTAAATGCTGGTACTATTTCGTTAAGTACTAATCTAACACCATTTTGTATTAATATAAATCCTGCTGCAAATGTTAATGCTTGGATTAATGCAAATACTAAGAAGTTGTCTCCACCTGATAATTTTGTTTCAACAAATTCTGGTCCTGCTGCTATTGCAACTATAACATAAAGAATTAACATTGTTATTGAAACTGATACTACTGAGTCTCTTAAGAAACTTAAAGATTTTGGAACTTTCATTTCTTCAGTTGATTTAGAATTTTTACCAACAACTTTTCCTATTAATGCTGATAATGCATATCCTGTTCCTGAAAAATGTCCCATTGCTACTGAATCATTTTTAGTTATTTTTTTCATAAAAGGTTGTAACATTGCTGGTGATAATACCATTATTAAACCTAAAGCTAATGAACCTGTGAATATTAATTGTACTCCACTCATTCCACCTGACGCTAATATAACAGCTATCATACAAGACATAAATAAAGTATGATGCCCTGTTAGGAATATATATTTAAACTTTGTGAATCTTGCTATTATTATATTTGCTACCATACCAAATGCCATAATTAAAGCTGTTGCTGTACCGAATTCATCTATAGCCATTGCAACTATTGCTTCATTATTTGGTATAACACCTGATATATTAAATCCTTTTTCAAACATTACACCAAATGGTTCTAATGATCCAACTATAACTCCTGCTGCTGCACTAATTACAACAAATCCAACCATCGCTTTTAAAGTTGATTTTATTATTACATCTACAGGTTTCTTTTGAAGTAACAAACCTATTAAAACTATAATACCTACTAATACCGCTGGTTCCGATATAAAATCTACTAATACTTTTAAAAATCCTGTCATTTTAACTTCCCCTCATTCTGATTTTTAGTAAAACGTTTTTATGACTATTATTTTTTACCCCTTTTATTTATAAAAAGGGGATATTGATTAAGCTCCTATTTTTTCTTGTATCTTAGCTTTTAATTCATCTCTATCTAATAAAGAATCTAACACTATTAATTCTGGTAAGTGACTTGCACTATCTGCTAAATCTGCACCAGTTACGAATATATCTGCATCTGATGCTGTTACATCTGCTAATGAAGTATGACTAGCTTCATATTGATCAGCTACACCTAGTTCATTTAATACATCTGTTATATTCATTTCTACCATAAAACTTGATCCTAATCCTGATCCACAAACTGCCATTATTTTTTTCATATTAAAATACCTCCATTAATTGTTGTTCTGTTTCTACCTTTAGTAAATTATTAAATTTATCTTTATTCATACATACATCTGCAATTTTTCTCATAAGTCCTAAGTGTGACTCATTATCTTTTGCTGATAATGTGAAGAATACTCTAACTGTTTTTCCCATAAAATCTACTGGTTCATTTAATTTTAAAATGCAAAGTCCTTCTTCTATTGCTCCATCTTCTGGTCTAGCATGAGGCATGCATATATCCTCTGCTATGCAAAAATATGGTCCAAATTCTACTATTTTATTTACTATTGCATCATAATATCTATTTTCAACTACTCCCTCTGCTTCTAACATATCGCATGACAGTTTTATAGCCTCCATGTAGTTATCTACTTTATCTAATATTTTTACTAACATTCCCGTTTCTCCCTTAGCTAAACTATAGATTTTAAATCCTCATATGATTTAGCATTTTTAAATTTCTTTATATTATCATCCTTAATCAATATATTTGTTAAATTAATTAAGTTCTTATTTTCTTCTTTATTTGCAAGGACCACTATAGTCTTTACTGTTGATTTGTTTTTACTTCCAAAATCTATTGGACTTTTCAAATTCAATATACTAACAGCATTTTCTACTACATTTTCTGGAGTAGCATGTACAAAAGCTATCTCAGGTATAAACATCATATAGTTTCCCAAAGTTTCTATAACTCTTATAGAATCATTTACATATGCTTTTTCTATCTTTCTATCTTTAATTAAAGGTTTTGCTGCTATTTCTATTGCTTCTCTCCAATCCTCTATAGATTGTTCAAACTGTGCATACTTTTCTAGTATTATCTTAGTTAAATCACTTTCATTCTCATTTTTAACTTTGTCTGCTAAGTATTTACAGTTTTTTTCATACCATATACTATAGATTTCTGATTTTATTTTTTGTGAATCTCCTGATTCTAGTAGAGGATTCACTTGTATAACTTTATAGTCTTCTATTTGTAAAGGGACAGTTGAAACTATAAAGTCAATTTCTTCATTTAAGTAATCATCCACATCTTTCAATCTACAAATTGATTGTATCTTTATTTCAGGAATCATTAGATTCATTCTTGATTTTAATAAGCTTGATGTTGCTAAACCTCCGTTACAAACCACTAATACATTAGCACTAAAGTTTCCTTTTGCGTACTTTTCAAAAATTGTTCCAAAGTACATGGCCATATAAGCTATTTCTGCCTCTGGAAACTCTACTCCTATAATATCTTTCTTTTTGCTTAGTATTTCTTCAGTAATTCCATATATAAAGGACATTTTGTACTTAATTTCTTCTAAGAGAGGATTATTAATTACTAAATTATTCTCCACTCTGTAAATAGCAATTTCCAAATGAAGTTGCATCTGTCTAATAAATTCAGCATCTGAATCTACTTCAATGTTTAACATTGTGTATAACTCAGATAAAACTTCTGATGTTATTTTATTTATTTTTTCTTCTTTATTTAAATTAAAATCCTTTGCTATTTTTGCACCCTTAAATATTTTTAGTAAATATTCTATCTTGTCATTATGGATCTTTTTATTAATTACTTTTTCTATAATATTTTTTAATGTTTTAAATTCACTATTTTCATCATCAGTATTCATATCTAGTTTAACTTCTTGATTATTTAATACTCTTGATAAAGTGAATAATATTATTATTTCTAATTCTTCTAATGATTCTTCAGTATATTGAATGCCTTTTTCTTCTTCTACAGTTTCTATAATTGTTTTAATATATTCCTCATTTATATTACTGTATTTATATAGCCATTTATAAATTTCTTTATCCTGACCTTCAGATAATCTACTATATAATTTTAAGAAAGCATCTCCCAACTTTTCATCATTATTTTCCTCTATGAAAGTTCCATGATAAGATTTTTTTGAGATACTAATATCAAATTCTTTTAATTTTACTTCAGCTAATTTTAAATCATTAACTAAAGTATTCTTACTTACTTCTATATACTCTGATAATTCTTCTATGGTAGCATTTCCTTTTATCATTAAGATTAATGCTATCATTAAGGCTCTTTCTTCTGGTGAATATAACTTATTTTTATATCCCTTAAGAATATGATCTATACTTTCTCCTTTTTTGATGATCAACTTAACTCCAACCTTTGGTTTTCTTTCAAGTTTTGCATCGCAATCTTTTAATAATGTTTTTATACAATCTAAATCATTTCTAATAGTTCTTACACTAACGTCAAAAACCTTAGCTATATTTTCAATTGTTGTCCATTCTGAACTATTTTGTAAAAAATCAATTATATTAATTTGTCTTTTATTAAGTACTATCAATTCGTCCCCTCCTGAATTACCTTACAACTATATTCTATAAAGTTTTATATTTTTTAACTATACCAATTCATTTCATTTATTGTGGCAATTTTTATAATTTACTATCTTATATTAACAAAAAAAGAAGACATTTATATATATCTTCTTTTTTTTACGCAAAAATATTTAATATTTTTAATTATATTTCTATATTTATTTTTATCTAGTTCTCCAAGTATAGTTATAAAAATTTAGCATCTTGATATAAGTCCCCAGCTAAATCTTTTAATAAAGTTTTATTCATTATCTTGTATCTTCCACCTTCTCTTTTTAATACGCCTTTCTTACATAATGTATTGAATGTTCTAAGTAAGTGCCTATAACTACTTCCCAAAAGTTCAGCTATATTATTTAAATTTTCATCAAAATCAATATATAAATCATCTCCATAAATCAATGATTCATTGATGTAACTAGCCAATCTATTTTCCAATGGATAAAGTAAATTAATAGAACTATTCATACTAACGGCAGCCAACTTTTCTGCTAAACTTTCGCAAGTAAATTTTAAAAATTTATTATCTTTAATTAATTTTAACCTTGCTTTTTCCATTGGTATTGCCAAACAATAACAAGTACTTAAAGCTTGAATTGTACCTGTTGCACTTTGATTTTTTACAATTTCTATATCTCCTATTACTCTGAAAGGTTTATAAAAATCAAGAAGCAAACTTCTACCATTAGGCAATGTTTTAAACACCTTTGCTTTACCTTGTATAAAAAACAACAAATATTCTAAGTCTTCATCTTCCCTTATCAAATATTCATTTTTCTCAAATTTTAATAATCTCATATGATTTTTCATATCATCTATGAAAATTTTCTGCATATTTAACTCATTATAGTAATTTTCTATTATAAATGAATCTTCTATTTTCTTCACCTAAACTCCACCTTTATTTTTTACTTAATTAAAATTCTACATTTACAGGTGACATATGTCATTATTTTTATTATTTTTTTGTGTTATTTTATATATTATTCATAAGGAGGGATTTATAATGAATTATTTTGTTTCAATTTTTACGGGAATTATACTTTCAATAATGATTTCTTTAAATGGGCAAGTAAGCAATCTTGCTGGAAATTATGCTTCTAGCATTATCATTCATTTTGTGGGTTTAATCGGAATTATACTTGTTCTTATTTTTACAAAATCAAAAATAGGCAATTTAAAAGATATACCTTTTTATATGTTTACAGGCGGTCTTATTGGTATTCTAACAGTTTTATTTACTAATGCTAGTTTTGTGGGTCTTGGTGTTTCATTAACTGTTTCTCTTTCTTTATTAGGTCAATTAGTAACATCTCTTATTATCGATCATTTTGGATACTTTAATATGCCTGTAGTTGAATTTGATAAAAAGAAAATTTTAGGATTAGTCATCATTGTTGCTGGTATTTATGTGATGACTTTATCATAAGGAGGTAAGTTATGATATATATATTATTTGCAATTTTATGTGGGGTTTCAAACGTATTATCTAGATCTGTAAACTTTGTTCTATCAGAAAAAATAGGAATGTATCAAAGTACATTGTTCAATTATATTTTGGGTCTTTCTGGCTCTTTTTTACTACTATTAATTAGTGGTGAG
Proteins encoded:
- a CDS encoding BglG family transcription antiterminator produces the protein MIVLNKRQINIIDFLQNSSEWTTIENIAKVFDVSVRTIRNDLDCIKTLLKDCDAKLERKPKVGVKLIIKKGESIDHILKGYKNKLYSPEERALMIALILMIKGNATIEELSEYIEVSKNTLVNDLKLAEVKLKEFDISISKKSYHGTFIEENNDEKLGDAFLKLYSRLSEGQDKEIYKWLYKYSNINEEYIKTIIETVEEEKGIQYTEESLEELEIIILFTLSRVLNNQEVKLDMNTDDENSEFKTLKNIIEKVINKKIHNDKIEYLLKIFKGAKIAKDFNLNKEEKINKITSEVLSELYTMLNIEVDSDAEFIRQMQLHLEIAIYRVENNLVINNPLLEEIKYKMSFIYGITEEILSKKKDIIGVEFPEAEIAYMAMYFGTIFEKYAKGNFSANVLVVCNGGLATSSLLKSRMNLMIPEIKIQSICRLKDVDDYLNEEIDFIVSTVPLQIEDYKVIQVNPLLESGDSQKIKSEIYSIWYEKNCKYLADKVKNENESDLTKIILEKYAQFEQSIEDWREAIEIAAKPLIKDRKIEKAYVNDSIRVIETLGNYMMFIPEIAFVHATPENVVENAVSILNLKSPIDFGSKNKSTVKTIVVLANKEENKNLINLTNILIKDDNIKKFKNAKSYEDLKSIV
- a CDS encoding cyclic nucleotide-binding domain-containing protein, with the protein product MKKIEDSFIIENYYNELNMQKIFIDDMKNHMRLLKFEKNEYLIREDEDLEYLLFFIQGKAKVFKTLPNGRSLLLDFYKPFRVIGDIEIVKNQSATGTIQALSTCYCLAIPMEKARLKLIKDNKFLKFTCESLAEKLAAVSMNSSINLLYPLENRLASYINESLIYGDDLYIDFDENLNNIAELLGSSYRHLLRTFNTLCKKGVLKREGGRYKIMNKTLLKDLAGDLYQDAKFL
- a CDS encoding DMT family transporter — protein: MNYFVSIFTGIILSIMISLNGQVSNLAGNYASSIIIHFVGLIGIILVLIFTKSKIGNLKDIPFYMFTGGLIGILTVLFTNASFVGLGVSLTVSLSLLGQLVTSLIIDHFGYFNMPVVEFDKKKILGLVIIVAGIYVMTLS